The DNA segment TTCCTGATTTTAATCCGGTGTAGCAGTTTTTGGATATTATCTTACTCTTGGAATTAAAAAATAACGTAAATATACGCGAAAAATATATATGTGGGTTTAACTAATAAAGATTTGACTTACGGAGGGGAGAATGAGAATAAAAAAAGAGACTGATAAAGAATACACATCCACGCAGGACAGGATACTGTATTATCTGAAAACCGGTCTTGAAAAAGGTAAGCACTACTTCAAGTCGAAGTACATTGCAAAGGATTTGGGTCTCTCGCCAAAAGAAGTCGGAACAAATCTTGCAATTCTTGCAGAAATCTGTGATGAACTGGAGATATCACGCTGGAGTTATTCAAACAGCACAACCTGGAGAGTAACGCCGCGTGCGGCCTGAAAATGCCTGTATAATGCTTTTTTATTTTATAACGGAAAGTTTTTAGTAAAGTAGATATATGTACCGGTGAAATTTCATAATATGAGTCAGGAAAAAATAGAATTTGTCTCAAATATTGAATTTATAGCGGATATTGATGAGAATAAAGACTGTATTATGAACCAGAGCACGAGTCAGGACTCGCCGAAAAAAGATTCTGGAAATCCGTCTGGTCTCTGGTTCAACATAGACGTTCCCAAGAGCCATTCCATGAAAATGGGAGACAGGGTTCGTATAACAGTAGAAAAGATAGATTAAATGTGGAAATTCTTTCTTTTTGAATGCATTGATTTTCAAAATTATTTCCAGACTGATCTATAAAAATAAATATTTATATCGTAAAAATCAACGAAGTAGAGATCTATTGTATATTCAAATATTTCATGAAATTAATATGGAGTCCGGTAATTAAATGAAAAGGAACCTTAGCAAGTACATTGCCGTCGGCAGCCTGTTGTTTCTGTTTTTTTTTGTAGCTACATCAGGATGCACATTTGCACCCGGCAATAATTCACAGAACAGTACCGGTGATTTATATAACCTTCTGAATAAAGCTGAGGAAAGGCTTTACTCAATAGACTGGAATTCTGAGAGTCCCGGAAATATAAGGTCGCAGATTTTAGCCTCGGAGACTGATATTAAGAATATATTTGATACTCTCTCTTCAATGCAGCCTAAGTCTTCTGAAGATTCGGAAAAAATCTATGTACTCCGTGCCCTTTCGTGTTCATATCTTGATATGACAGCCTCCATGATGGACCTGACAAACGTTATAGAGCATTACAACAGTGCAGAGTATTACGCTTCTTTGTATGACAACCACAACTGGGAAATGGAGGTTTTAACAGCCGATGACGCTCTTGCATCTGCAAGAAACAACCTTTATTCGGCGAAATACAGAATTTCAGGGGTGAATATGAACATGGTCCCGATTGATTACCAGGGGGACGTCACTGAAATGAAAGTAAGAATTGATGAAATGGAGACTTTAATGGACAACCTTGCCGATGAATTTTCCCGGGTCCAGTGATAGCCTTGTGCAGTTGTCCGGAAAATCGCCGGTCACAATAAAATAATAAAAATATAATTTATTAAAAACCTGAATTTTTCAGGACTTCATGTTTATTTTTTTAAGGCGGCTTTTAAAGTTTTAAATTTATTCAATACCGCTTTTCCTGATTGTCTTTTTCTTCCAGAACTGTGCCGTCATACGGGCAGTAGACTTCGTTTCCGAAGGTCTCCCACCCGCATACTGGACAGACTTTCCTGTGCTTTTCCCTGAAAAAAAACGGAATTATTGGTATAAACAGGAATAAAAAGAATACGGGCAGGCCTATAATGAAGAAAAAAACTGTGATGAGAATAGAGACTGCAAAAAGTGCTGCACTTAAAACAATTCTGTTCGTTTTGCCACCTCGTATACAGAAAATGCGGGCAGTGCGTCAGGAAAGATATCCTTTCTTTCTGAAAGACTTTTGCACCCGAAAAATTTTGAGATTATGCCGGACCCGATTCCTGCGGCTATTATGTCCGCTGAGCCTGTATCTCTGAGAGTTTTTTCAGTGTACTTTTTTATAAGTTCCATTTGTTCACTGTAAAATGCCTTTGCAATCTCAAGTGCACCTGATTCCCCTATTTCGTACAGGTCTGAACAGACAACTCTTGAAAGCCTCTGAAGCGATGCATTGTATGAGACTTCTGCCCCGTCGGGAGCCGGTGTCGTATAATCATTACACCCGATGTTTCCAAGGACTAAGTGTGCATCCGCACTCTGGGCGAAATACTCGCAGCTTACAAGGGTGTCGTAGCCGTCTACGACGACGTTTCTTAAAAGAGACGGTATTGTAGACCTCAGAGTCCCCGTGTATACAAGGTATCCTTTTCTCAGGCGGTCAAGGTCTGTAAGCCCCTTAAGGGAGTCAAATGAGTTCAGGGGTATTATATCGGTTGTAGTGCTCCCAAAGTCCACTAAAACACTGTCAGGATAGTCTTTTCTTAAAAAATCTGCGGATGCAAGCCAGTTTGCAGCTGCAAGGACATGCGAAGGACCTTCATGAAATGCACCGTCGGTCCCGTAGAAGAGGGACTTTGGTATAGCCTCTGAGACGGAATTGCAGATATATTCTATTCCCTCGTCTTTTCCGGAAAAACCATCGGCAAGTTCTCCGCTCATAACCACAGCCGCTTTTTTTCCGGAGTATTTTTTAAGAAGGTCCTTTAAAGGGGACTTCTTCCACATAGGACAGTAATGTATGCTGACTGTATTTCCGTCAAATACTTTCAGGTTCGCTCCTCCCACATCTATACCTACAAGGTCACTCAATTGTTGTCACCCCGCCTTTTGCATTGAAAGAGACTCTTCCTTTCAGGTGCACGCAGTCGGGGACATTTCCTTTTGAGGATTCCACCAGGATATCTGCAATCTCCTCCTCCATAATGCTGCATATCCCAGTAAGGCTTGTAGTCGGCCTCGGGTTTACGTCAACTACGCAGATTCTGTTCTCTGAGACCACCATATCGATGCCGGTGTATCCCTGGCAACCGAGAACATCAATGCATTTAACAGCCTCTCCTATGATTTCATGGTTTCTGGGGTGAAAAAAAGGAGTTTCACCGCCGCAGTAAAAAAACCTGTTGTTGTCACGTTTTATATACTGTTTGTTGACGGACAGGATAAGAGGCTTTTTTCCGGTGTATGAAAGGCAGGTATCTCCGGTGACTCTTCCTCCGACAAGGCTCACACTTATATTCTCGCCTTCAACAAACTCCTGCCCGAATTCACCGAACCCCGGTTCTTCATCCGAAAGACGCATATTCTGGCCGTCGACACCGTTTATTTTTTTTATGAGCCTTACACCCTTATCGGTTTCTCCGGGCACATCAATTCCGTGGGAGGAAAGTACCGAACCTGTGTGGCGTTTATTCGAGCACAGTGCAATGTTCAGACTTCCGCAACCAATATTTCTCGTATTGTCCTCTATTATCTTTGTAAATTTTGACAGAATATCATCCGGCGCAATTACAAGGCCGACATCACATTCCGGAGCCAGTCTTTTTAATTCGCCGGCAAAGTCCTCCCCTCTTTTTGGAGAATATACTTCATAGCCGCAGCGCTCGAAACTTCCGGTAAGAGTTTTAAGCATTGCCGCACCCTCTGGTGCAAGCTCAGGACTATTGAATACAGTATATTCGGCAATAAGTGCCCTCATAAATATAATTTTTGAACCTGAAAAGAGATTAGACTGACGATTGGAGCCGGACTGCAAAAAATTTATTTTTCGTTGTTTTTCAGTTCTTCAATTGCTTTTTCAAGCTTTTCTTCCATATTTCCTGCAATATCCTCATCTTTTGCTTCATTGCCAGGGCAGTCGTTTTTACCTCCCGGAGACTTCAGGTATTCAATCTTTGACCTCATCCATCGGACTTCACGTTCGCAGTTTTTGTTAAGGCCGTAATAATACCCGAGAGCAAATGAGAGCACACATACAAGAACTGATAAAACGCCGACAACACCGCAGATAAAGCATGTCTCAAAATATCCTTCCTGCGGGTTGTTAACTCCTGTCAAAACGGTACTTGCCGGACTGTTTGTTTCGGAAGCTTCTGTGGGAGCGGCAGTTTCTTTTTGCGTTGCAGGCATTTCTGATGAAATTTTCTCTGAGCCGGGGTTTTCAACAACAGTTTCAATTTCATTGTTTGAGTAGTCCGATTCGTTTATTTTAAGGTCG comes from the Methanomicrobium sp. W14 genome and includes:
- a CDS encoding hydantoinase/oxoprolinase family protein → MSDLVGIDVGGANLKVFDGNTVSIHYCPMWKKSPLKDLLKKYSGKKAAVVMSGELADGFSGKDEGIEYICNSVSEAIPKSLFYGTDGAFHEGPSHVLAAANWLASADFLRKDYPDSVLVDFGSTTTDIIPLNSFDSLKGLTDLDRLRKGYLVYTGTLRSTIPSLLRNVVVDGYDTLVSCEYFAQSADAHLVLGNIGCNDYTTPAPDGAEVSYNASLQRLSRVVCSDLYEIGESGALEIAKAFYSEQMELIKKYTEKTLRDTGSADIIAAGIGSGIISKFFGCKSLSERKDIFPDALPAFSVYEVAKRTELF
- a CDS encoding ATP-grasp domain-containing protein; this encodes MRALIAEYTVFNSPELAPEGAAMLKTLTGSFERCGYEVYSPKRGEDFAGELKRLAPECDVGLVIAPDDILSKFTKIIEDNTRNIGCGSLNIALCSNKRHTGSVLSSHGIDVPGETDKGVRLIKKINGVDGQNMRLSDEEPGFGEFGQEFVEGENISVSLVGGRVTGDTCLSYTGKKPLILSVNKQYIKRDNNRFFYCGGETPFFHPRNHEIIGEAVKCIDVLGCQGYTGIDMVVSENRICVVDVNPRPTTSLTGICSIMEEEIADILVESSKGNVPDCVHLKGRVSFNAKGGVTTIE